One window of Quercus robur chromosome 12, dhQueRobu3.1, whole genome shotgun sequence genomic DNA carries:
- the LOC126708683 gene encoding mediator of RNA polymerase II transcription subunit 28 has protein sequence MAERQTLDQQHQIDQQMQSSPPPRDDMIACVMALEAALLPCLPARELQAIDRSPHPSHQIDVERHARDFMDAAKKLQLYFIGLQREDQPTKVETLGKEIAMMEEELKIKTEIIKKQERLIQGWRKELKDQLDKHNAELERV, from the exons ATGGCTGAGCGACAAACGCTGGATCAGCAGCACCAAATTGATCAACAGATGCAATCCTCACCACCTCCAAGGGACGACATGATTGCATGTGTGATGGCATTGGAGGCTGCTTTGCTTCCATGTTTGCCTGCGCGAGAGCTTCAGGCTATAGACCGTTCTCCACACCCTTCTCATCAGA TTGATGTAGAAAGGCATGCCAGAGATTTTATGGATGCTGCCAAGAAGCTTCAGCTGTATTTTATTGGCCTGCAACGGGAGGATCAACCAACCAAGGTTGAAACACTTGGAAAG GAGATTGCTATGATGGAGGAAGAATTAAAGATAAAGACTGAAATTATCAAGAAGCAGGAGAGACTGATCCAAGGATGGAGAAAAGAGCTGAAAGACCAATTGGACAAGCACAATGCCGAGTTGGAGAGGGTATAG